The DNA window GGAAGCTAGAACCGAGGGATCCCCGCGCCAGCGAAGGGCAGGAGCGGAGCCCCGAGGCAGAGCCGGCCAGACATCCCGCGGGCCCCGACGGCGCGCTCCGGGGTCGGCCAACGTCAGGCAGATCCCGCGCGGCGGCCGGGGAACGGCGGCGGCGCCCTCGGTCTACGGGGCCTCGGGGCGGCCAGCCATGACCTTCGGGCGCAGTGGGGCGGCCTCGGTGGTGCTGAACGTGGGAGGCGCCCGGTACTCGCTGTCCCGGGAGCTGCTGAAGGACTTCCCACTGCGCCGGGTGAGCCGGCTGCACGGCTGCCGCTCGGAGCGCGACGTGCTCGAGGTGTGCGACGACTACGACCGCGAGCGCAACGAGTACTTCTTCGACAGGCACTCGGAGGCCTTTGGATTCATCCTGCTCTATGTGCGCGGCCACGGCAAGCTGCGCTTCGCGCCGCGGATGTGCGAGCTCTCCTTCTACAACGAGATGATCTACTGGGGCCTGGAGGGCGCACACCTCGAATACTGCTGCCAGCGGCGCCTCGACGACCGCATGTCCGACACCTACACCTTCTACTCTGCGGACGAGCCGGGCGCGCAGGGCCGCGACGAGGCGCGACCCGGCAGTGCCGAGGCGGCCCCTTCCAAGCGCTGGCTGGAGCGCATGCGGCGGACGTTCGAGGAGCCCACGTCCTCCCTGGCCGCGCAGATCCTGGCTAGCGTGTCGGTGGTGTTCGTGATCGTGTCCATGGTGGTGCTGTGCGCTAGCACACTGCCTGATTGGCGCGCCGCGGCAGCCGACAACCGCAGCCTGGATGACCGGAGCAGGTACTCTGACGGCCCTGGGAGGGAACCCTCCGGGTAGGACGCACTGCTTCTTTGCCCGTCGCGTCCGTCCTGTCCCGTCTATCCGTACCGTCCGTCGGTCCCGTCTATGTCAGCATGCCTCTGGGCGGCCGAGCCACCCTGGGTTTCGAGCCCAGCGAGGCCCCAGGAGCGGCCAGCTAAGGGGACGGGTTGGCgctcactccccacccctcttTCCCAGGCACAAACTAGCTCTGGTCCATACAGTAGACGCCTTTCTTGTGGGCGAATCGCCGAGCAAGGG is part of the Rhinolophus ferrumequinum isolate MPI-CBG mRhiFer1 chromosome 13, mRhiFer1_v1.p, whole genome shotgun sequence genome and encodes:
- the KCNG3 gene encoding potassium voltage-gated channel subfamily G member 3 isoform X1 yields the protein MTFGRSGAASVVLNVGGARYSLSRELLKDFPLRRVSRLHGCRSERDVLEVCDDYDRERNEYFFDRHSEAFGFILLYVRGHGKLRFAPRMCELSFYNEMIYWGLEGAHLEYCCQRRLDDRMSDTYTFYSADEPGAQGRDEARPGSAEAAPSKRWLERMRRTFEEPTSSLAAQILASVSVVFVIVSMVVLCASTLPDWRAAAADNRSLDDRSRYSDGPGREPSGIIEAICIGWFTAECIVRFIISKNKCEFVKRPLNIIDLLAITPYYISVLMTVFTGENSQLQRAGVTLRVLRMMRIFWVIKLARHFIGLQTLGLTLKRCYREMVMLLVFICVAMAIFSALSQLLEHGLDLETSNKDFASIPAACWWVIISMTTVGYGDMYPITMPGRILGGVCVVSGIVLLALPITFIYHSFVQCYHELKFRSARYSRSLSAEFLN